One part of the Caproiciproducens sp. CPB-2 genome encodes these proteins:
- a CDS encoding C40 family peptidase, translating into MKKGFGFLSAFVAAVLIAILSMNVSSAVSAASAKTGVGLSEHVLKAYQEGWKYRAGGYGQFSGGVRGTDCSGLIKSYLWWTGDSSDPRPSLVSVAGSSGGMLDSASAKGKINYSDSSSLPRIHGLILYQPGHVGVYVGNNMAVDNRATGVNIKYEKVFGRDKPKWTMWFKLPQITYPTTGFASFNGQKYYYENGQYVVNTTRTISGVTYTFGASGALTASSGEAIQAAAESLGTTGKTPYITLQADSKGADVEKLQQRLKDLGYYYESVNNYYDYCVSDAVSAFQGAAGINSTGIADPATQAKLFASGAVKNPKPGTVTPGMHSSLVLSMQKRLIALGYMTGDPTIYYGDLTKQAVLAYQKASGLAQTGILDQAALSVLYSDAAVKAPAQPVSSVAEKSLSSETAVESKSGTIVFSNMIPAVNAAAADRSVQEASGSDGGMVFSVVLLSAFLSGVFMTVKRIRALRKKTAAVLIKK; encoded by the coding sequence ATGAAAAAGGGGTTCGGGTTTCTATCAGCGTTTGTCGCGGCAGTTCTGATCGCGATCCTTTCGATGAATGTTTCTTCAGCCGTCAGCGCGGCAAGCGCCAAAACAGGAGTCGGACTTTCCGAACATGTCCTCAAGGCCTATCAGGAGGGATGGAAATACCGTGCCGGCGGATACGGCCAGTTTTCCGGCGGAGTACGCGGAACCGACTGCTCCGGCCTGATCAAATCGTATCTTTGGTGGACAGGCGATTCCAGCGATCCCAGACCCAGTCTGGTTTCCGTAGCCGGAAGCTCCGGCGGGATGCTCGATTCCGCCAGCGCAAAGGGTAAAATCAATTATTCCGATTCCTCCTCTCTGCCGCGAATCCACGGGCTGATTCTGTATCAGCCGGGCCATGTCGGCGTTTACGTCGGCAATAACATGGCGGTGGACAACCGTGCGACGGGGGTCAATATAAAATATGAGAAGGTCTTCGGCCGCGACAAGCCGAAATGGACCATGTGGTTCAAACTGCCCCAGATTACATATCCGACCACAGGCTTTGCAAGCTTCAACGGCCAGAAGTATTACTATGAAAACGGCCAGTATGTCGTCAATACGACCAGAACCATTTCTGGCGTTACCTATACGTTCGGCGCTTCCGGCGCACTGACCGCTTCCTCCGGAGAGGCCATTCAGGCTGCTGCGGAGTCCTTGGGTACAACGGGTAAAACGCCTTATATCACGCTTCAGGCGGATTCCAAAGGCGCGGATGTGGAAAAGCTGCAGCAGCGTCTGAAGGACCTTGGGTACTATTATGAATCGGTAAACAATTATTACGATTACTGCGTGTCCGACGCCGTCAGCGCGTTTCAGGGCGCGGCGGGGATCAATTCCACCGGCATTGCCGATCCGGCCACACAGGCGAAGCTGTTTGCGTCCGGCGCGGTGAAAAATCCGAAGCCGGGAACCGTTACGCCCGGCATGCATTCCTCGCTGGTTCTTTCCATGCAGAAAAGGCTGATCGCTTTGGGCTATATGACCGGCGACCCGACCATTTACTACGGGGACCTTACCAAACAGGCCGTTCTGGCCTACCAGAAGGCTTCCGGTCTTGCGCAGACCGGAATTCTGGATCAGGCCGCCCTGAGCGTCCTTTATTCGGATGCCGCGGTGAAAGCCCCGGCGCAGCCGGTTTCCTCCGTTGCGGAGAAGAGCCTTTCCTCTGAAACTGCTGTGGAAAGCAAATCCGGGACCATCGTCTTCAGCAACATGATTCCCGCCGTCAACGCCGCGGCGGCTGACAGAAGCGTACAGGAAGCTTCCGGCTCCGACGGCGGTATGGTTTTCAGCGTCGTGCTGTTGTCGGCGTTTTTGTCCGGCGTCTTTATGACGGTGAAAAGGATCCGGGCCTTACGGAAAAAAACGGCAGCGGTTCTTATTAAAAAATAA
- a CDS encoding UDP-N-acetylmuramoyl-L-alanyl-D-glutamate--2,6-diaminopimelate ligase, with protein MQLKNMLKGLKYTCSGDTDVEITDIVYDSRRVVKDCVFVCLCGSSVDSHDFAQQAADAGAAAIVAQRPVTVHGAAVILVENTRYAMAVMAAAYFGHPADRLRVVGITGTKGKTTVSYMIRSILEAGGIKTGIIGTIGTVVGGEVIQTNNTTPESYDVQRFLRKMADSGCKAAVIEASSIGLKDHRVSGFAFDIGLFTNFSPDHIGGNEHKTLEEYLQCKSMLFRQCRTGIINIDDENYPGIIKGHTCAIETYGFSQEAGLRACNEKLISRPGYLGVHFDLQGQLAFGVDVDIPGRFSVYNALAAAAVCRHFDVTPQAIAEGLNTVKVKGRVEPVSVPGNYTLLIDYAHNALSMENILETLREYRPHRLICMFGAGGNRACSRRYEMGEVSGKLADLSVITADNSRYEDVMDIIEDIKVGIAKTDGKYVVIPDRKEAIKYCMENAEDGDIVVLAGKGHEDYQEIQGVKYHLDEREVIADIINGKI; from the coding sequence ATGCAGTTAAAAAATATGCTAAAAGGATTAAAATATACCTGCTCCGGCGACACGGACGTTGAAATAACCGATATCGTTTACGATTCGCGCAGGGTGGTCAAAGACTGCGTGTTCGTGTGCCTGTGCGGCTCTTCCGTCGACAGCCACGACTTTGCGCAGCAGGCGGCGGACGCCGGCGCGGCCGCGATTGTCGCGCAGCGCCCGGTAACGGTGCACGGCGCGGCGGTGATCCTGGTGGAAAATACGCGCTATGCCATGGCGGTGATGGCGGCGGCCTATTTCGGGCACCCCGCCGATCGGCTCCGCGTGGTGGGCATTACGGGCACGAAGGGCAAAACGACGGTTTCCTATATGATCCGTTCCATTCTTGAAGCGGGCGGAATCAAGACCGGCATCATCGGGACCATCGGGACGGTTGTCGGCGGCGAAGTGATTCAGACGAACAACACCACGCCGGAATCGTACGATGTACAGCGTTTCCTGCGCAAAATGGCGGACAGCGGCTGCAAAGCCGCCGTGATCGAGGCCTCCTCCATCGGGCTCAAGGACCACCGTGTGTCGGGCTTTGCCTTTGACATCGGACTGTTCACCAATTTTTCACCCGACCATATCGGCGGAAACGAGCATAAAACGCTGGAAGAATACCTGCAGTGCAAAAGCATGCTGTTCCGGCAGTGCCGGACCGGTATTATCAATATAGACGATGAAAATTACCCCGGAATTATCAAAGGCCACACCTGTGCGATCGAGACCTACGGCTTTTCACAGGAAGCCGGCCTGCGCGCGTGCAATGAAAAGCTCATTTCGCGTCCGGGTTATCTCGGCGTTCATTTTGACCTTCAAGGCCAGCTTGCCTTCGGCGTGGACGTGGATATCCCCGGCCGGTTCAGCGTTTACAACGCGCTTGCGGCGGCGGCGGTCTGCCGCCATTTTGATGTGACCCCGCAGGCGATTGCCGAAGGGCTGAACACGGTCAAGGTCAAGGGAAGGGTAGAACCGGTCAGTGTTCCCGGAAATTATACTCTGCTGATCGATTACGCGCACAATGCGCTGAGCATGGAAAATATTCTGGAAACCCTGCGCGAGTACCGTCCGCACCGCCTGATCTGCATGTTCGGCGCGGGGGGCAACCGCGCGTGTTCCCGCCGCTATGAAATGGGCGAGGTCAGCGGAAAGCTCGCCGACCTTTCCGTCATTACAGCGGATAATTCACGCTACGAGGATGTCATGGACATTATTGAGGACATCAAGGTCGGTATCGCCAAAACGGACGGAAAATATGTGGTCATTCCCGACCGTAAGGAAGCAATCAAATACTGCATGGAGAACGCCGAAGACGGCGATATCGTCGTCCTTGCGGGAAAAGGCCACGAGGATTATCAGGAGATTCAGGGAGTCAAATATCATTTGGATGAACGCGAGGTTATCGCGGATATTATCAACGGAAAAATATAG
- a CDS encoding UDP-N-acetylmuramoyl-tripeptide--D-alanyl-D-alanine ligase, translating to MRMTVGEIIAACGGKLLCGDPNTLITSVSTDSRKIQFGTLFVPIVGEKTDAHSFISATFAAGAAATLTQEHDGMIDSHAWIRVQNTEQALQRIAAVYRQRFHIPFVGITGSVGKTTTKEMVALALSGSFNVMKTEGNYNSQIGLPLTMFRVSDTHQAAVVEMGMSNFGEMSRLAQIAAPDYAVMTNIGISHIEQLKTQQNILSEKLHITDCFHKDSILFLNGDDALLAGLRGKPGIRIVWFGTASWCDFRAENIRTAASSTRFTLIMPGGSCEVELPALGLHNVTNALAALAVARTLGVPTEKAAAKLAEYRPLAMRQQIHHVSDVTIIDDSYNASPDAIRSSVDVLCGFRTGKRIAVLADMLELGDFSRQAHFGVGAYAARAGVDIVLTVGERAREIAEGARSVNPDFVCYSCADNAEAIAKLKSLLTGGDVVLVKGSRGMKTDQIVKALL from the coding sequence ATGAGAATGACAGTTGGAGAAATCATCGCCGCCTGCGGCGGGAAGCTGCTCTGCGGCGATCCCAATACCCTGATCACGTCGGTCAGTACGGACAGCCGCAAAATCCAGTTCGGCACCCTCTTTGTCCCCATCGTGGGGGAAAAGACGGACGCCCATTCGTTTATCAGCGCGACTTTTGCGGCGGGGGCTGCCGCAACGCTCACACAGGAGCACGACGGGATGATTGACTCTCACGCATGGATCCGCGTGCAGAATACGGAACAGGCCCTGCAGAGGATCGCGGCCGTTTACCGGCAGCGGTTCCATATTCCGTTTGTCGGAATTACGGGAAGCGTAGGCAAAACGACCACGAAGGAAATGGTCGCCCTCGCGCTTTCCGGCTCGTTCAACGTGATGAAGACCGAGGGAAACTATAACAGCCAGATCGGGCTTCCGCTGACCATGTTCCGGGTTTCCGACACGCATCAGGCCGCCGTGGTGGAGATGGGGATGAGCAATTTCGGCGAGATGAGCCGTCTGGCGCAGATCGCCGCGCCGGACTATGCCGTTATGACCAATATCGGCATTTCCCATATCGAGCAGCTGAAAACACAGCAGAATATTTTGAGCGAAAAGCTGCATATTACCGATTGCTTCCATAAGGATTCCATCCTGTTTCTGAACGGGGACGACGCGCTCCTTGCGGGCCTGCGCGGAAAACCGGGAATCAGAATCGTCTGGTTCGGCACCGCTTCCTGGTGCGATTTCCGGGCGGAAAATATCCGCACGGCGGCCTCGTCCACCCGGTTCACTCTAATAATGCCGGGCGGGTCCTGTGAGGTGGAGCTTCCGGCGCTGGGGCTTCATAACGTGACCAACGCGCTGGCCGCTTTAGCGGTTGCCAGAACGCTCGGCGTCCCGACGGAAAAGGCCGCTGCAAAGCTTGCGGAGTACCGGCCCCTTGCCATGCGCCAGCAGATCCATCATGTCAGCGATGTCACGATCATCGACGATTCCTATAACGCCAGCCCCGACGCGATCAGAAGCAGCGTCGACGTCCTGTGCGGCTTCCGTACGGGCAAGCGCATTGCGGTGCTGGCCGATATGCTGGAGCTCGGCGATTTTTCCCGGCAGGCGCATTTTGGCGTGGGCGCGTATGCCGCCCGGGCGGGGGTGGACATCGTTTTGACGGTCGGCGAGCGGGCCAGGGAAATCGCCGAAGGGGCGCGCAGCGTCAATCCGGACTTCGTCTGCTATTCCTGCGCGGACAATGCGGAAGCGATTGCAAAGCTCAAATCCCTTCTGACCGGGGGAGACGTGGTGCTTGTCAAGGGCTCCCGCGGAATGAAAACCGATCAGATCGTCAAAGCCCTTCTTTAA